The Pseudomonas triclosanedens genome has a window encoding:
- a CDS encoding C40 family peptidase, whose protein sequence is MRSTLLTCLSIGLATLLAATEANASNKISRTYQPAPVDLRVPVQGSALLTFNSKTVKPAKSEAHQVTQRAFSMIGTPYRWGGSSPKRGFDCSGLVNYVFQNVDEVDLPRTAREIYNMRENPKIERTDLQPGDLVFFRIHNRRNVDHVGIYVGDNQFVHAPRRGQKVRVSDLNGDYWKRHYLAAKRILPETLAKADLPGRRYE, encoded by the coding sequence ATGCGTAGTACCCTTTTGACATGCCTTTCCATAGGCTTGGCGACCCTCTTGGCCGCCACCGAGGCTAACGCCTCTAACAAGATTTCACGCACCTACCAACCCGCGCCAGTCGACTTGCGCGTTCCGGTTCAGGGCAGTGCACTGCTGACCTTCAACTCGAAAACCGTAAAACCGGCCAAGAGCGAAGCGCATCAGGTAACTCAACGTGCCTTCAGCATGATCGGAACGCCGTACCGCTGGGGGGGCAGTTCGCCCAAGCGCGGCTTCGATTGCAGCGGCCTGGTCAATTACGTTTTCCAGAACGTCGATGAAGTAGACCTGCCGCGTACCGCGCGCGAGATCTACAACATGCGGGAAAACCCGAAGATCGAGCGCACTGACCTACAACCGGGCGACCTGGTGTTCTTCCGAATCCACAACCGCCGCAATGTCGACCATGTCGGCATCTATGTCGGCGACAACCAGTTCGTGCATGCCCCGCGCCGTGGCCAGAAGGTTCGCGTCTCCGATCTCAACGGCGATTACTGGAAGCGTCACTACCTCGCAGCCAAGCGAATCCTGCCGGAAACCCTGGCGAAGGCCGATCTACCCGGCCGTCGCTACGAGTAA
- the rarD gene encoding EamA family transporter RarD → MRISGRGVALSLASSLLFVTLPGYIHALEPLTSVQVIAHRVLWSIPMVLLLVWFTRQGGVLRDSWRRLLREPWLLACFPLTAAMMLVQWGVFIWAPMIGRTLELSLGYFLLPLTMVMCGRVFYGERLTPLQAIAVTFAALGVLHELWLTRAFSWFTLITALGYPPYFMLRRKMGVDALSGFVFEMLVLLPFALLALWLTGSGRMLMETPRLWALLPLLGLISALAFGAMMAASRLLPMGLFGILSYVEPVLLFAVAVLFLGEAFQPAQLWTYGPIWIAVLLTGWDSARLLRRQARRRL, encoded by the coding sequence GTGAGAATTTCCGGACGTGGCGTGGCGCTGTCCCTGGCGTCATCATTGCTGTTCGTGACCCTGCCTGGCTACATTCATGCGCTCGAACCGCTGACCAGCGTTCAGGTGATCGCGCATCGGGTGTTGTGGTCGATCCCGATGGTGTTGCTGCTGGTGTGGTTCACCCGCCAGGGCGGAGTGCTGCGTGACTCCTGGCGGCGCCTGTTGCGTGAGCCGTGGCTGCTCGCGTGTTTCCCGCTTACGGCAGCGATGATGCTGGTCCAGTGGGGCGTATTCATCTGGGCGCCCATGATCGGGCGAACGCTTGAGCTATCTCTGGGATATTTCTTGCTTCCGCTGACGATGGTTATGTGCGGCCGGGTATTCTACGGCGAGCGGCTCACCCCGTTGCAGGCCATTGCAGTTACCTTCGCGGCCCTTGGCGTACTGCACGAGCTGTGGCTGACTCGCGCATTCTCCTGGTTCACCCTGATCACCGCATTGGGTTATCCACCGTACTTCATGCTGCGCCGCAAGATGGGCGTGGACGCGCTATCGGGGTTCGTGTTCGAGATGTTGGTACTGCTGCCGTTCGCGCTCCTTGCGCTCTGGCTGACCGGCAGCGGGAGGATGCTGATGGAAACGCCCCGGCTATGGGCGTTGCTACCCCTGCTCGGGCTCATCAGCGCGCTGGCGTTCGGCGCCATGATGGCGGCCAGCCGGCTGCTGCCGATGGGGCTATTCGGAATTCTCAGCTATGTCGAGCCGGTGCTGTTGTTCGCCGTCGCTGTGCTGTTTCTGGGCGAGGCGTTCCAGCCGGCGCAGTTGTGGACGTACGGGCCGATCTGGATCGCCGTACTGCTGACCGGCTGGGACAGTGCCCGGTTGCTGCGCCGGCAGGCGCGTCGCAGGCTTTGA
- a CDS encoding sulfotransferase family protein, whose amino-acid sequence MSRVVVVLGMHRSGTSLLSAALECLGVEYGDRLIAPRSDNPKGFWEDEDIIALNDELYGVLGGFSSSLGFDEQLLLSMPHCAELQVRLAQLLEQRLQAHSVFGIKDPRMPRLMGVWAPILEAQSDAVDYVIPLRNPLSVAASLKARDGFPDAKCLLLWYEHMYRTLPFALSGRAIVIDYDDLIDSPRPVLSKIATRIGLAVDQVALDRFMNEVVEHELRHSEFVVADLEAHPDSFPALVRLYVLLRDLVEGKCFDSGGGALAKVIEDFQSLWPLLRHCGRQDIELWTNWQSRLAENKCAELGQEELRSKVAALECSASEREAAWSLEHDRFENELAGLGTMLAERESALSWYRSERERLEEQGLELSMQLAEARRIGACCRILRDSLVIFLTSPLRRLQRIWQRGGERN is encoded by the coding sequence ATGAGTCGTGTGGTTGTCGTGCTGGGCATGCACCGCTCTGGTACAAGCCTGTTATCTGCGGCTCTGGAGTGCCTGGGAGTGGAGTATGGCGACCGTCTGATTGCGCCGAGATCGGATAATCCCAAGGGGTTCTGGGAAGATGAGGACATAATCGCCCTCAATGACGAACTGTATGGCGTACTTGGTGGCTTTTCATCGAGCCTGGGGTTCGATGAGCAGCTTTTGCTGTCGATGCCGCACTGCGCTGAGTTGCAAGTGCGTTTGGCCCAATTGTTGGAACAACGCCTTCAGGCGCACTCGGTGTTCGGGATCAAGGATCCTCGTATGCCACGGCTTATGGGTGTCTGGGCGCCAATTCTGGAGGCGCAGAGCGATGCCGTCGACTATGTGATTCCACTGCGTAATCCACTGAGTGTGGCGGCGTCTCTGAAGGCGCGGGACGGGTTTCCTGACGCCAAATGTCTACTCCTCTGGTACGAGCATATGTATCGGACTCTGCCGTTCGCGCTGAGCGGGCGGGCAATCGTCATTGATTACGACGATTTGATTGATTCGCCTCGACCAGTATTGAGCAAAATTGCAACCAGAATAGGGCTGGCAGTGGATCAGGTGGCGCTGGATCGCTTCATGAATGAGGTGGTTGAACATGAGTTGCGCCATAGTGAATTCGTCGTGGCGGACCTGGAAGCGCATCCGGACAGTTTCCCAGCTTTGGTGCGGCTCTACGTTCTGCTGCGTGATCTGGTCGAAGGCAAGTGTTTCGACAGCGGAGGGGGAGCGCTTGCCAAGGTAATTGAGGACTTTCAGTCGCTCTGGCCGCTGTTGCGGCATTGTGGGCGCCAGGATATCGAGTTATGGACCAACTGGCAGTCTCGTCTGGCTGAGAACAAGTGCGCAGAACTCGGGCAGGAAGAGCTGCGGAGCAAGGTCGCAGCACTTGAATGCTCGGCCAGCGAGCGTGAGGCCGCCTGGAGCCTTGAACACGACCGTTTCGAGAATGAGTTGGCTGGGCTTGGGACAATGCTTGCGGAGAGGGAGTCAGCACTGAGCTGGTACCGTTCGGAACGCGAACGTCTGGAGGAGCAGGGGCTGGAGCTCTCCATGCAGTTGGCTGAGGCCAGGCGGATCGGAGCGTGTTGCCGCATATTGCGCGATAGCCTTGTCATATTCCTGACCTCGCCGTTGCGCAGGCTGCAGCGCATCTGGCAGCGAGGGGGTGAACGCAATTGA
- a CDS encoding MFS transporter, giving the protein MLQSVSPKHDLPLKPDPAEPRSGVLAPFSIAAFRIIWICNLFANLGTWAQSVAAAWVVTEAHASPLMVAMIQVASALPLVLLSIMSGVLADNHDRRKIMLVGLSVELSGAALVTLLAFMGYLDPLLLIVSILWLSLGSSITIPAWQAAVNEQVPARMLGDAVLLNSVNYNVARAVGPAIGGLLLSATGPSWVFLFNCLCYAALIWAIWQWRRDVPKRTLPPEHIFEGVIAALRFTQYSSVTRLVMLRSAVFGLSASAIWALLPLLAHRNPDGNASVYGYMLGALGLGAIIASTAVSKARKWIGSSRLISFSAAILALVMLTLGWVDNLWVIFPALIIGGSCWIAAVATYNSAVQILVPDWVKARALALYQTAIYGGLAAGSFLWGHFAETMGVQGALIAAGCLLLVSVALLYNSRLPELDSASIARAPVGLPGQPTFVFNPERGSVLVSIEYRIPAERTRDFVRAAKPLRRLRLRNGAERWALYRDVSNPEIWQEMLLVDNWIGHLRMLDRMTIEDKTIIDNVTSLHVGDSPPVIRHGVSYESGSYEAPPETLG; this is encoded by the coding sequence ATGCTGCAGTCCGTTTCACCCAAGCACGACCTCCCTCTCAAGCCCGATCCTGCCGAACCCCGTAGCGGCGTACTCGCCCCCTTCAGCATCGCCGCGTTCCGCATCATCTGGATCTGCAACCTGTTCGCCAACCTGGGCACCTGGGCACAATCGGTCGCCGCCGCCTGGGTGGTCACCGAGGCTCACGCCAGCCCGCTGATGGTAGCGATGATCCAGGTCGCGTCGGCGTTGCCGCTGGTGCTGCTGTCGATCATGTCCGGGGTGCTGGCGGACAACCACGACCGCCGCAAGATCATGCTGGTCGGGCTGTCCGTCGAGCTGTCCGGTGCCGCGCTGGTGACGCTGCTGGCATTCATGGGTTATCTCGACCCGCTGCTGCTGATCGTGTCGATCCTCTGGCTGTCGCTGGGCAGCTCGATCACCATCCCCGCCTGGCAAGCGGCGGTGAACGAGCAGGTGCCTGCCCGCATGCTCGGCGATGCCGTGCTGCTCAATAGCGTCAATTACAACGTCGCCCGCGCGGTCGGCCCGGCCATCGGCGGCCTGCTGCTCTCGGCCACCGGGCCATCCTGGGTGTTCCTGTTCAACTGCCTGTGCTACGCCGCGCTGATCTGGGCCATCTGGCAATGGCGCCGCGACGTGCCCAAACGCACCCTGCCACCGGAGCACATCTTCGAAGGCGTTATCGCCGCGCTGCGCTTCACCCAGTACTCCAGTGTCACCCGCCTGGTAATGCTGCGCTCGGCGGTGTTCGGCCTCTCCGCCAGCGCCATCTGGGCGCTGCTACCGCTGCTAGCGCACCGTAACCCGGACGGCAATGCGTCGGTGTACGGTTACATGCTTGGCGCGCTCGGCCTGGGCGCCATCATCGCCAGCACGGCGGTGAGCAAGGCGCGCAAGTGGATCGGCAGCAGCAGGCTGATCAGCTTCTCGGCCGCCATCCTGGCTCTGGTGATGCTGACCCTGGGCTGGGTCGATAACCTCTGGGTAATCTTCCCGGCGCTGATCATCGGCGGCAGTTGCTGGATCGCCGCGGTTGCGACCTACAACTCGGCGGTACAGATACTGGTGCCGGACTGGGTCAAGGCAAGGGCTCTGGCGCTGTATCAGACAGCGATCTATGGCGGCCTCGCAGCGGGCTCATTCCTCTGGGGGCACTTCGCCGAGACAATGGGCGTGCAGGGTGCGCTGATCGCCGCCGGCTGCCTGCTTCTGGTCTCGGTTGCGCTGTTGTACAACTCGCGGCTGCCGGAACTCGACTCTGCCAGTATCGCCCGCGCTCCGGTCGGCCTGCCGGGGCAGCCGACCTTCGTATTCAACCCCGAGCGTGGCTCGGTGCTGGTGTCCATCGAGTACCGGATCCCCGCCGAGCGCACCCGCGACTTCGTCCGCGCGGCCAAGCCGTTACGCCGTCTGCGCCTGCGCAACGGTGCGGAGCGCTGGGCGCTGTATCGCGATGTGAGCAATCCGGAAATCTGGCAGGAGATGCTGCTGGTGGACAACTGGATCGGCCACCTGCGCATGCTCGATCGCATGACGATCGAAGACAAGACAATCATCGACAACGTCACCAGCCTGCACGTGGGCGACTCGCCGCCTGTAATCCGGCATGGCGTGAGCTACGAATCGGGCAGCTACGAGGCGCCGCCGGAGACACTGGGCTAG
- a CDS encoding NUDIX hydrolase, whose product MITIAAACLLDDTGRLLLVRKRGTHAFMLPGGKHETGETPVQALLRELQEELDLRLEENALKPLGRFQADAANEPNMRVDAHVFVATLPHPVQPAAELEELAWLDTASDYPQNLAPLLREQVLPALLQHLG is encoded by the coding sequence ATGATCACCATCGCCGCCGCCTGTCTGCTCGATGACACCGGACGCCTGTTGCTGGTACGGAAACGAGGTACTCACGCCTTCATGTTGCCCGGCGGCAAGCATGAGACGGGAGAAACACCGGTACAGGCACTGCTGCGCGAACTGCAGGAAGAACTGGACCTGCGCCTGGAGGAAAACGCGTTGAAGCCACTGGGGCGCTTCCAGGCCGATGCGGCCAACGAACCGAATATGCGAGTCGACGCCCATGTGTTCGTCGCGACGCTCCCCCACCCGGTTCAGCCCGCCGCCGAGCTGGAGGAGCTGGCCTGGCTGGATACCGCCAGCGACTATCCACAGAACCTCGCACCCTTGCTGCGCGAGCAGGTTCTTCCCGCCCTGCTCCAGCACCTGGGCTGA
- the rpsA gene encoding 30S ribosomal protein S1, producing MSESFAELFEESLKSLDMQPGAIITGIVVDIDGDWVTVHAGLKSEGVIPVEQFYNEQGELTIKVGDEVHVALDAVEDGFGETKLSREKAKRAESWLVLEAAFNADEVVKGVINGKVKGGFTVDVSGIRAFLPGSLVDVRPVRDTTHLEGKELEFKVIKLDQKRNNVVVSRRSVLEAENSAEREALLESLQEGQQVKGIVKNLTDYGAFVDLGGVDGLLHITDMAWKRIKHPSEIVNVGDEIDVKVLKFDRERNRVSLGLKQLGEDPWVAIKARYPEGTRVMARVTNLTDYGCFAELEEGVEGLVHVSEMDWTNKNIHPSKVVQVGDEVEVQVLDIDEERRRISLGIKQCKSNPWEDFSGRFNKGDKISGTIKSITDFGIFIGLEGGIDGLVHLSDISWNEVGEEAVRRFKKGDELETVILSVDPERERISLGIKQLEDDPFSNYASMHEKGTIVRGTVKEVDAKGAVISLGGEIEGILKASEISRDRVEDARNVLKEGEEVEAKIISIDRKSRVISLSIKSKDVDDEKDAMKELRSKQDAESTGPTTIGDLIRAQMENQG from the coding sequence ATGAGCGAAAGCTTCGCAGAACTCTTTGAAGAAAGTCTGAAATCCCTCGACATGCAGCCGGGTGCAATCATCACCGGCATCGTGGTCGACATCGACGGTGACTGGGTTACCGTTCATGCCGGCCTGAAGTCCGAGGGCGTCATCCCGGTCGAGCAGTTCTACAACGAACAGGGCGAGCTGACCATCAAGGTGGGTGACGAAGTCCACGTTGCGCTGGACGCGGTTGAAGATGGCTTCGGTGAGACCAAGCTGTCCCGCGAAAAAGCCAAGCGTGCAGAATCCTGGCTGGTTCTGGAAGCTGCCTTCAACGCTGACGAAGTGGTCAAGGGCGTCATCAACGGCAAGGTCAAAGGCGGTTTCACCGTCGACGTCAGCGGTATCCGCGCGTTCCTGCCGGGCTCCCTGGTGGATGTGCGTCCGGTGCGCGACACCACTCACCTGGAAGGCAAAGAGCTCGAGTTCAAGGTCATCAAGCTGGACCAGAAGCGCAACAACGTTGTCGTTTCCCGTCGCAGTGTCCTGGAAGCCGAGAACAGCGCCGAGCGCGAAGCTCTGCTGGAATCCCTGCAGGAAGGCCAGCAGGTCAAAGGTATCGTCAAGAACCTCACCGACTACGGTGCGTTCGTTGACCTGGGCGGCGTCGATGGTCTGCTGCACATCACCGACATGGCCTGGAAGCGTATCAAGCATCCGTCGGAAATCGTCAACGTTGGCGACGAGATCGATGTCAAGGTTCTGAAGTTCGACCGCGAGCGCAACCGCGTATCCCTGGGTCTGAAGCAACTGGGCGAAGACCCATGGGTTGCTATCAAGGCTCGTTACCCGGAAGGCACCCGCGTCATGGCCCGCGTCACCAACCTCACCGACTACGGCTGCTTCGCCGAGCTGGAAGAGGGCGTGGAAGGCCTGGTACACGTCTCCGAAATGGACTGGACCAACAAAAACATCCACCCGTCGAAAGTCGTTCAGGTTGGCGACGAAGTGGAAGTTCAGGTTCTGGACATCGACGAAGAGCGTCGTCGTATTTCCCTGGGCATCAAGCAGTGCAAGTCCAACCCATGGGAAGACTTCTCCGGCCGCTTCAACAAGGGCGACAAGATCTCCGGCACCATCAAGTCGATTACCGACTTCGGTATCTTCATCGGTCTGGAAGGTGGCATCGACGGTCTGGTTCACCTGTCCGACATTTCCTGGAACGAAGTTGGCGAAGAAGCCGTTCGCCGCTTCAAGAAGGGCGACGAGCTGGAAACCGTCATCCTCTCCGTTGATCCGGAGCGTGAGCGCATCTCCCTGGGCATCAAGCAGCTGGAAGACGATCCGTTCTCCAACTACGCCTCGATGCACGAGAAGGGCACCATCGTTCGCGGTACCGTGAAGGAAGTTGACGCCAAGGGCGCTGTCATCAGCCTGGGCGGCGAAATCGAAGGCATCCTGAAAGCCTCCGAAATCAGCCGTGACCGCGTTGAAGACGCTCGCAACGTTCTGAAAGAAGGCGAAGAAGTCGAAGCCAAGATCATCAGCATCGACCGTAAGAGCCGCGTCATCAGCCTCTCCATCAAGTCCAAGGACGTTGATGATGAGAAGGATGCGATGAAAGAACTGCGTAGCAAGCAAGACGCAGAAAGCACTGGTCCGACCACTATCGGTGACCTGATCCGTGCTCAGATGGAGAACCAGGGCTAA
- a CDS encoding carboxylate/amino acid/amine transporter yields MPYLLFVTVLWAFSFSLIGEYLAGQVDSYFAVLTRVVLAGLVFLPLTRWRGVNPRFVAGVMLVGALQFGITYVCLYQSFRVLTVPEVLLFTVLTPLHVALIDDVLNRRFNAWALLAALVAVFGAGIIRYDGISGDFIEGFLLLQLANATFAAGQVFYKHLVQRYPSDIPQFRRFGYFFVGALLVALPGWLLFGNPQKLPSTGLQWGVLVWMGLLATALGQFWWNKGGTLVDAGTLAVMNNLHVPVGLLINLLIWNEHADLPRLALGGAVIVASLGVNRLGLRRRPLERRS; encoded by the coding sequence ATGCCATACCTGCTTTTCGTTACCGTCCTCTGGGCGTTTTCTTTCAGCCTGATCGGCGAATACCTTGCCGGACAGGTCGATAGTTATTTCGCCGTACTCACCCGTGTTGTGCTCGCTGGCCTGGTTTTCCTGCCGCTGACCCGCTGGCGCGGGGTGAATCCGCGCTTCGTGGCAGGTGTGATGCTGGTGGGAGCCCTGCAGTTCGGCATCACCTACGTCTGCCTCTATCAGAGCTTCCGCGTCCTGACGGTTCCCGAGGTTCTGTTGTTCACCGTGTTGACGCCGCTGCATGTCGCGCTGATTGACGATGTGCTGAACCGTCGTTTCAACGCCTGGGCCTTGTTGGCGGCTCTCGTGGCCGTGTTTGGCGCAGGGATCATTCGCTATGACGGCATCAGCGGTGACTTCATTGAAGGTTTCCTGCTGCTGCAACTGGCCAATGCCACCTTCGCCGCGGGTCAGGTGTTCTACAAACATCTGGTGCAGCGCTATCCCTCGGATATCCCGCAGTTTCGTCGTTTCGGCTATTTCTTCGTTGGCGCACTGCTGGTGGCGCTGCCGGGTTGGCTGCTGTTTGGAAATCCGCAGAAGTTGCCGAGCACTGGACTGCAGTGGGGGGTGCTGGTTTGGATGGGGCTGCTGGCGACGGCGCTCGGGCAGTTCTGGTGGAACAAGGGCGGCACGCTGGTGGATGCCGGTACGCTGGCTGTGATGAACAACCTGCATGTGCCGGTGGGATTGTTGATCAATCTGCTGATCTGGAACGAGCACGCCGATCTGCCGCGACTGGCTCTGGGAGGCGCGGTAATCGTGGCTTCGCTGGGAGTCAATCGACTGGGTTTGCGCCGCCGGCCGTTGGAGCGCCGTTCGTGA
- a CDS encoding dihydrofolate reductase family protein translates to MPPVLIYYVAASLDGYIARPDGSVDWLQGYDGSGDDHGYDAFYASIDGLLMGRATYLQCLGFGAWPYPGKPTVVMTRSNHLPQAAPQVELLHCPPSEALETLLAKGCKRIWLVGGGSLAGNILAAGLLGEVIVSIIPHLLGAGIPLFSVGLEQRLQLLEQRSFPSGIVQMRYQVLKETPSP, encoded by the coding sequence ATGCCACCCGTCCTCATCTACTACGTAGCCGCCAGCCTGGACGGCTACATCGCCCGTCCCGACGGTAGCGTCGATTGGCTGCAAGGCTACGATGGCTCGGGCGACGATCACGGCTACGATGCCTTCTACGCCAGCATCGACGGCCTGCTGATGGGGCGTGCCACCTACCTGCAATGCCTCGGTTTCGGCGCCTGGCCATACCCAGGCAAACCGACGGTCGTCATGACCCGCTCCAATCACCTTCCACAGGCAGCCCCCCAGGTCGAGTTGCTGCACTGCCCGCCGAGCGAAGCGCTGGAAACCCTGCTGGCAAAGGGCTGCAAACGCATCTGGCTAGTCGGCGGAGGTAGTCTGGCCGGCAACATCCTCGCAGCCGGATTGCTCGGCGAGGTAATTGTCAGCATCATCCCGCATCTGCTCGGCGCCGGCATTCCACTGTTCAGCGTCGGGCTGGAGCAGCGCCTTCAACTGCTGGAGCAGCGCAGCTTCCCCAGTGGCATCGTGCAGATGCGTTACCAGGTTCTCAAGGAAACCCCTTCGCCATGA
- a CDS encoding mechanosensitive ion channel family protein: MDFSSLLTTLQDYWAILDRHPLISAALGLGVLLSLAWLLGRLARFLLQRVADLLARQPALSWVSDLRNNRVFMRLAQTVPSLVVQFGLALIPNLTGRPETFLRNLALAITAFFLLLAVSALLDALLDIYARTEHARTRSIKGYIQLAKLFLFVFGGIIIVSILIDRSPMLLLSGLGAMSAVLLLVYKDTLLSFVASVQLTSNDMLRVGDWIEMPQVGADGDVVDITLHTVKVQNFDKTIVSIPTWRLMSESFRNWRGMQQSGGRRIKRSIYIDSSQVRFLDEAESQRLTGVRLLTDYLQRKHGELADWNSANAGTAPLSANRRRLTNIGTFRAYAEAYLKAHPDIHPHMTCMVRQLQATSEGVPLEVYCFTRTTSWLDYERIQGDIFDYLLAVLPEFSLGVYQQPSGQDLRSGIAGLIHDGSQDKARQSPIDTEQPA; this comes from the coding sequence ATGGACTTTTCCTCGCTGCTCACGACTCTCCAGGACTACTGGGCCATTCTCGACCGACACCCCCTGATCAGCGCGGCCCTCGGCCTGGGCGTGCTGCTTAGCCTGGCCTGGCTGCTCGGCCGCCTGGCGCGCTTTCTACTCCAGCGCGTAGCCGACCTGCTCGCCCGGCAGCCAGCACTGAGCTGGGTCAGCGACCTGCGCAATAACCGCGTCTTCATGCGCCTGGCGCAGACAGTGCCCTCGCTGGTGGTGCAGTTCGGTCTCGCGCTCATCCCCAACCTGACGGGCCGGCCCGAGACATTCCTGCGCAACCTGGCGCTGGCGATCACCGCATTCTTCCTGCTACTGGCGGTGAGCGCACTGCTCGACGCCCTGCTGGACATCTATGCGCGCACCGAACACGCCCGCACGCGCTCGATCAAGGGCTATATCCAGTTGGCCAAGCTGTTCCTGTTCGTCTTCGGCGGCATCATCATCGTCTCCATCCTGATCGACCGCTCGCCGATGCTGCTGCTTTCCGGACTGGGGGCAATGTCCGCGGTACTGCTGCTGGTTTACAAGGACACCCTGCTGAGCTTCGTCGCCAGCGTACAATTGACCAGCAACGACATGCTCCGCGTGGGCGACTGGATCGAGATGCCACAGGTAGGCGCCGACGGTGACGTGGTGGACATCACCCTGCACACCGTCAAGGTGCAGAACTTCGACAAGACCATCGTTTCGATCCCCACCTGGCGCCTTATGTCCGAGTCGTTCCGCAACTGGCGTGGCATGCAGCAGTCCGGCGGGCGACGGATCAAGCGCAGCATTTACATCGACTCCAGCCAGGTACGCTTCCTCGACGAAGCGGAGTCGCAGCGACTGACAGGCGTTCGTCTGCTCACTGACTACCTGCAGCGCAAGCACGGCGAGCTGGCCGACTGGAACAGCGCCAACGCAGGCACCGCTCCGCTCTCCGCCAACCGCAGGCGACTGACCAACATCGGCACCTTCCGCGCCTACGCCGAGGCGTATCTGAAGGCTCACCCGGATATCCACCCCCACATGACCTGCATGGTGCGCCAGTTGCAGGCGACTTCCGAGGGTGTGCCACTGGAAGTGTATTGCTTCACCCGAACGACCAGTTGGCTGGACTACGAGCGGATTCAGGGCGACATCTTCGACTACCTGCTGGCGGTCCTGCCGGAGTTCAGTCTGGGCGTCTACCAGCAACCCAGCGGCCAGGATCTGCGCAGCGGCATAGCCGGCCTGATACACGATGGCTCGCAGGACAAGGCCCGGCAATCGCCGATCGATACCGAGCAGCCGGCCTGA
- a CDS encoding DEAD/DEAH box helicase encodes MSRSALFSQFALHERLLKALDSLSFTEPTPVQAAAIPKALEGRDLRVTAQTGSGKTAAFVLPLLHRLLSEERPKSGARALILLPTRELAQQTLKEVERFAQFTFIKACLITGGEDFKVQGARLRKNPEIIIGTPGRLNEQFNAGNLPLGDVEVLVLDEADRMLDMGFSEDVLKLAAQCPAERQTLLFSATSGSGLHEMVEKVLREPENLQLNRVSELNEDVSQQVILTDDVAHKEALLQWLLANETFDKAIVFTNTRVAADRLTGRLIAAGHKVFVLHGEKDQKDRKLAIERLKQGAVKILVATDVAARGLDVDGLDLVINFDIPRRGDEYVHRIGRTGRAGASGTAISLVGHGDWNLMSSIERYLKLRFELRVIKELKGTYKGPKKVKASGKAAGTKKKKDDAKKTGSKSPAKKKPAAKPKSGPSKVVSQDGMAPLKRKKLAAE; translated from the coding sequence ATATCGAGGTCTGCCTTGTTCTCCCAATTCGCCCTGCACGAACGCCTGCTCAAGGCGCTCGATTCGTTGTCCTTCACCGAGCCCACGCCGGTCCAGGCCGCGGCTATTCCGAAGGCCCTGGAAGGACGCGATCTGCGGGTGACGGCGCAGACCGGCAGCGGCAAGACTGCCGCGTTCGTATTGCCGCTGCTGCACCGCCTGCTGTCCGAGGAGAGGCCCAAGAGCGGTGCCCGCGCGCTGATCCTGTTGCCGACCCGCGAGTTGGCCCAGCAGACGCTCAAGGAAGTCGAGCGCTTCGCCCAGTTCACCTTCATCAAGGCCTGCCTGATCACCGGCGGCGAAGACTTCAAGGTGCAGGGCGCGCGCCTGCGCAAGAACCCGGAAATCATCATCGGCACTCCAGGCCGCCTGAACGAACAGTTCAACGCCGGTAACCTGCCGCTGGGCGATGTGGAAGTACTGGTGCTCGATGAAGCAGACCGGATGCTCGACATGGGCTTCTCCGAAGACGTCCTCAAGCTCGCCGCCCAGTGCCCGGCCGAGCGCCAGACCCTGCTGTTCTCCGCCACCAGCGGCAGCGGCCTGCATGAAATGGTCGAGAAGGTCCTGCGTGAGCCGGAGAACCTGCAGCTCAACCGTGTCAGCGAACTGAACGAAGACGTCAGCCAGCAAGTGATCCTGACCGACGACGTCGCGCACAAGGAAGCGCTGCTGCAATGGCTGCTGGCCAACGAAACCTTCGATAAGGCCATCGTCTTCACCAATACCCGCGTTGCTGCCGACCGCCTGACCGGACGCCTGATCGCCGCCGGCCACAAGGTGTTCGTGCTGCACGGCGAGAAAGACCAGAAGGACCGCAAGCTGGCGATCGAGCGTCTGAAGCAGGGTGCAGTGAAAATCCTGGTCGCTACCGACGTGGCCGCCCGTGGCCTGGACGTCGATGGCCTGGATCTGGTGATCAACTTCGACATCCCGCGCCGTGGCGACGAGTACGTGCATCGCATCGGTCGCACTGGCCGCGCAGGTGCCTCGGGCACCGCGATTTCCCTGGTCGGTCATGGCGACTGGAACCTGATGTCGAGCATCGAGCGATACCTCAAACTGCGCTTCGAGCTGCGGGTCATCAAGGAGCTCAAGGGCACCTACAAGGGGCCGAAGAAGGTCAAGGCGTCCGGCAAGGCTGCCGGTACCAAGAAGAAAAAGGACGACGCGAAGAAGACTGGCAGCAAGTCGCCGGCCAAGAAGAAGCCCGCTGCCAAGCCGAAATCCGGCCCGTCGAAGGTGGTGAGCCAGGACGGCATGGCGCCTCTCAAGCGCAAGAAGCTGGCAGCGGAGTGA